Proteins from a genomic interval of Plutella xylostella chromosome 24, ilPluXylo3.1, whole genome shotgun sequence:
- the LOC105393543 gene encoding uncharacterized protein LOC105393543, translating to MSTTDEEKSRINKLLSELEVPEVKLSARCSDLVKEFQTKFQAEVEDEETMKEEVFENPYKVDAELMGENERKLSELLAESKRAKRATSKSAPSSEDAARPWRTHSSRERLLRVDLELRRHHEKASQLITALPDEEMKDLVKQCEAEPNLTKPMTIRAVVDEAKKNLPNFQFRKIENSTATGIYADAHKAATEDRTEIVNEAT from the exons ATGTCTACGACAGACGAAGAAAAAAGCAGGATCAACAAACTGCTAAGCGAACTAGAGGTCCCCGAG GTAAAACTGTCCGCGCGCTGCTCAGACCTGGTCAAAGAGTTCCAGACTAAGTTCCAGGCGGAAGTAGAAGATGAAGAGACGATGAAGGAAGAAGTCTTCGAGAACCCCTACAAGGTGGACGCCGAGCTGATGGGGGAGAATGAGAGGAAGTTGAGTGAACTACTGGCTGAGAGCAAAAG AGCCAAGAGAGCCACTTCCAAGAGTGCTCCATCCTCAGAAGACGCCGCGCGGCCGTGGCGGACCCACTCCAGCAGGGAGCGCCTGCTGCGGGTGGACCTGGAGCTCCGGAGGCATCATGAGAAGGCTTCTCAG CTAATAACGGCATTACCAGACGAAGAAATGAAAGACCTTGTGAAGCAATGTGAGGCTGAACCGAATCTGACAAAACCCATGACCATCAGAGCAGTGGTGGACGAGGCGAAGAAAAACCTACCCAATTTCCAGTTCAGGAAGATCGAGAATAGCACGGCCACAGGCATTTATGCCGATGCTCATAAGGCAGCTACAGAAGACAGAACTGAGATTGTGAATGAAGCGACATGA